From uncultured Methanobrevibacter sp., a single genomic window includes:
- a CDS encoding 3H domain-containing protein, producing MRKPYVILIGSASGIGKSTIAAELAKTLNIKHLIESDFIRAVVRGIIGKEYAPALHSSSYDAYKHLRNKNRFESYEELISAGFDEHASYVIPALEKIIQRAITDYDDIIIEGVHLVPGLINIDQFKEFANIYFFVLSSDEEAHKERFVKRAVQIHRGGKQLDFFRENRIIHDHLLKQAESHDASVIKAEEIPKTLDKILSIINKSCTTINLINTVDELEDVIDIIINKNNGSLQNVTYNIKGFKEPLIRNINVSDLESSNKFIEKLKEDKTKKDDLEGLYKLSEYRKTTICAPNEEKLENIIKELKEKGYVLNE from the coding sequence ATGAGAAAACCCTATGTCATACTAATTGGAAGTGCATCTGGAATTGGAAAGTCAACAATTGCTGCAGAATTGGCTAAAACATTAAATATAAAACACTTAATTGAAAGTGACTTTATAAGAGCTGTTGTTAGAGGAATTATCGGGAAGGAATATGCCCCTGCACTTCACAGCTCATCATACGATGCATACAAACACTTGAGAAATAAGAATCGTTTTGAAAGCTATGAAGAACTGATTTCAGCAGGATTTGATGAACACGCTTCATATGTAATTCCGGCATTAGAAAAAATCATACAAAGAGCTATCACTGACTATGACGACATTATAATTGAAGGAGTTCATCTGGTTCCTGGGCTAATTAATATTGACCAATTTAAAGAATTTGCAAACATCTACTTTTTCGTTTTGAGTTCTGATGAAGAGGCACATAAGGAAAGATTTGTCAAAAGGGCTGTTCAAATTCACAGAGGTGGAAAACAACTTGATTTCTTTAGAGAAAATAGAATCATCCATGACCACCTGTTAAAGCAAGCGGAAAGTCATGATGCATCAGTAATTAAAGCAGAAGAAATTCCAAAAACATTAGATAAAATTTTATCAATTATTAACAAATCCTGCACAACTATCAACCTGATAAACACTGTTGATGAGTTGGAGGACGTTATCGACATCATAATCAACAAAAACAATGGAAGCCTCCAGAATGTCACATACAATATCAAAGGATTTAAGGAGCCATTGATTAGAAATATAAATGTTTCTGATTTAGAATCCTCTAATAAATTTATTGAAAAACTTAAAGAGGATAAAACTAAAAAAGATGACCTGGAAGGACTTTACAAATTATCAGAATATAGGAAAACTACAATCTGTGCTCCTAATGAAGAAAAATTAGAAAACATTATTAAAGAATTGAAAGAAAAAGGATATGTTTTAAATGAATGA
- a CDS encoding cell division protein SepF, whose translation MGFMDNLKRSLGYEEEELNNGNNNSDALSNLSDMFNNLVKPKDGPNHQQQQNTYQQYRSEPRRTPTPNPRPAPTPVYDDYDDDYVIIPEHSFYEIVLIRPKTIDDINYVVDQVIEENNPVILDLSFLEKESAANFKLAGDKIKQMRERYGVQALLLARTEDKDLLIVSPKKVKVINKG comes from the coding sequence ATGGGTTTCATGGATAATTTAAAAAGAAGTTTAGGTTATGAAGAGGAAGAACTGAATAACGGTAATAATAATAGTGATGCTCTTTCAAATTTATCCGACATGTTCAACAATCTTGTAAAACCTAAAGATGGCCCTAATCATCAACAACAGCAAAATACATATCAACAATATAGGTCTGAACCAAGGCGCACACCAACTCCAAATCCTCGTCCAGCTCCTACTCCCGTTTATGATGATTATGATGATGATTATGTGATAATTCCTGAACATTCTTTTTATGAAATTGTTTTAATCAGGCCAAAAACCATAGATGATATCAATTATGTTGTAGATCAGGTAATTGAAGAGAATAATCCTGTTATTTTGGATTTGTCATTTTTAGAAAAAGAAAGTGCAGCTAATTTTAAATTGGCTGGAGATAAAATTAAACAAATGAGAGAAAGATACGGTGTTCAAGCGTTACTGCTTGCAAGAACTGAAGATAAGGACTTGCTCATTGTATCTCCTAAAAAAGTTAAAGTTATCAATAAAGGATAA
- a CDS encoding TDT family transporter, with protein MSLIKNIPISVCGLILALLSLGNLSQDIHPYLRYLFGSIGIIFLILMVLKIIFYPNSIKEDFKNPVIVSSSGTFSMSLMILSTYIIQFSPSIAYAIWIIGIVLHILLMIYFTYHFIIRNFNISNVYPSYWIVFVGITMGAITSNVHGMNEIGFIFFIIGFISMLITLPLVIYRYLKHPNVPDANKPLICIFTAVLSILIVGYINSSQTMINEFLLALYLIACVFYIFALSKFIEYRNLEFYPSFAAFTFPFVISALATKGVMSKLGFNVILDSILKIEIAIATVIVLYILIRYVKFLKIVKSRD; from the coding sequence ATGAGTCTTATAAAAAATATTCCAATATCAGTTTGCGGACTGATTCTTGCATTATTATCCTTAGGTAATCTCAGCCAGGACATCCATCCATATCTCAGATACCTATTTGGAAGTATTGGAATAATTTTTTTAATTTTAATGGTTCTGAAAATCATATTTTATCCGAATTCCATTAAAGAGGACTTTAAAAATCCTGTAATTGTAAGCAGTTCCGGGACTTTTTCAATGAGTTTGATGATTCTATCTACATACATCATACAATTTAGTCCAAGTATTGCATATGCCATATGGATAATTGGAATAGTCTTGCATATTCTGCTAATGATCTACTTTACCTATCATTTTATTATCCGTAATTTCAATATTTCGAATGTCTATCCCAGCTACTGGATAGTGTTTGTGGGAATAACCATGGGGGCAATAACATCAAACGTACACGGCATGAATGAAATAGGATTCATATTTTTCATCATAGGATTTATTTCAATGCTGATTACATTGCCGCTGGTAATTTACAGATATTTAAAACATCCCAATGTCCCTGACGCAAATAAACCATTAATCTGTATCTTTACAGCAGTTTTAAGCATTCTGATTGTAGGATACATCAACTCATCTCAAACCATGATTAATGAATTCCTGCTGGCATTATATCTGATTGCATGCGTATTTTACATATTTGCACTTTCAAAATTCATCGAGTACAGAAATTTAGAGTTTTATCCGAGTTTTGCAGCATTTACATTTCCATTTGTAATAAGTGCCCTTGCTACAAAAGGAGTAATGTCAAAATTAGGATTTAATGTTATTCTGGACAGTATATTAAAAATAGAAATAGCTATAGCTACTGTTATTGTATTATATATCTTAATAAGATATGTTAAATTCTTAAAAATAGTGAAAAGTAGAGATTAA
- a CDS encoding TatD family hydrolase: MIDTHMHADSRSSEDFEMMYLAGIDTAITCSYYPYKIDNETILLNHLNRILEYDTKRAKEYGLDLKVALGIHPTNSIENPEIIYENLYKWIENSQIVAIGEIGLEDLTECEIDTFKKQLDIANDTDSKVIIHTPRKNKREVLHKILEILPQHLDEKNAVIDHINPDVVGDAINTDCMLGLTVQPQKMDKNEAISILDEYGFDKFLLNSDISNKPSDPLSVPKTVRELNRLNYPQKEIEKASHKNAQRFFNI, encoded by the coding sequence ATGATTGACACTCACATGCATGCGGATTCAAGAAGTAGCGAAGACTTTGAAATGATGTATCTTGCAGGAATCGATACTGCAATAACCTGCAGCTATTATCCATATAAAATAGATAACGAAACAATACTTCTGAATCATCTAAACAGGATTCTGGAATACGATACAAAAAGGGCAAAGGAATATGGACTTGATTTAAAAGTAGCATTGGGAATACATCCGACAAACTCAATTGAAAATCCTGAAATAATCTATGAAAACTTATACAAATGGATTGAAAACAGCCAGATTGTAGCAATCGGTGAAATAGGTCTTGAAGATTTAACAGAATGTGAAATTGATACATTCAAAAAACAGCTGGACATTGCAAATGATACAGACTCCAAAGTGATTATCCATACCCCTAGAAAAAACAAAAGAGAAGTTTTACATAAGATTTTAGAAATTTTACCACAACATCTTGATGAAAAAAATGCAGTAATAGACCATATAAATCCAGATGTTGTTGGTGATGCAATAAATACAGATTGCATGCTGGGTTTGACCGTGCAGCCTCAAAAAATGGATAAAAATGAAGCAATATCTATTTTAGATGAGTACGGATTTGATAAATTTCTCTTAAACAGTGATATCAGCAATAAGCCTTCAGATCCCCTGTCAGTTCCAAAAACAGTAAGGGAACTGAATAGACTGAATTATCCTCAAAAGGAAATTGAAAAGGCATCTCACAAAAACGCTCAAAGATTTTTCAATATCTAA
- the glyS gene encoding glycine--tRNA ligase, with amino-acid sequence MNHDKMSNISAKRGFLWPSFEIYSGVSGFTDYGPLGASLKNNIMQKWRKQYVSGEGFYEIEGPTVMPKEVLKASGHVDNFTDPMCKCEECGEVFRADHIIEEVIGEDVESLENEELDQIVIDNNIVCPECGGKLSNIWNYNLMFKTEIGAKGDKVGYMRPETAQGIFILFKRLERFFRGKLPFGAVQLGKAYRNEISPRQGVIRLREFTQAEAEIFLNPKDKTHPKFSQIENVVLRLNSQEVQENNLEPLEITAREALDKGIVANEMLIYQLYLARKFLTEIGIPEDVLRFRQHLAGEMAHYALDCWDVEVKTDKYGWVEIIGIADRGDYDLSSHSKFSNDELNVFVEYDEPKKVQKTIVKPNLSKFGPIFKGDSPKVKQAIEEADVNEVKEAIEKDGKFTVNLDKEYEVTEDLLIFEDVEEEITGEKITPHVIEPSFGIDRITYSVLLHSFTETEGKDYFKFNKSVAPVQVGIFPLVNKEGPREIAQELTENLRMAGFTVEYDASGTIGKRYARADEIGIPLAVTVDFDSLEDNHVTVRDRDSEAQERIAISELQDYLEKYYK; translated from the coding sequence ATGAATCATGATAAAATGTCAAATATTAGTGCGAAAAGAGGATTTTTATGGCCATCATTTGAGATTTACTCAGGAGTATCAGGTTTTACAGATTACGGACCTCTCGGAGCAAGCCTGAAAAACAACATTATGCAAAAATGGAGAAAACAATACGTTTCAGGTGAAGGATTTTATGAAATAGAAGGCCCTACAGTAATGCCAAAAGAAGTTTTAAAAGCATCAGGACACGTTGATAACTTTACTGACCCAATGTGTAAATGTGAAGAGTGTGGAGAAGTTTTCAGAGCAGACCACATTATTGAAGAAGTCATCGGAGAAGATGTGGAAAGCCTTGAAAATGAAGAGCTTGACCAGATTGTCATTGACAACAATATCGTTTGTCCTGAGTGCGGAGGAAAGTTATCCAATATCTGGAATTACAACCTTATGTTTAAAACCGAAATCGGTGCAAAAGGGGATAAAGTAGGTTACATGAGACCTGAAACCGCACAGGGAATATTCATTTTATTCAAAAGATTGGAAAGATTTTTCAGAGGCAAATTGCCATTTGGTGCAGTTCAGCTCGGAAAAGCATACAGAAATGAAATTTCACCTAGACAGGGAGTTATAAGACTTAGAGAATTCACCCAAGCAGAAGCAGAAATCTTTTTAAATCCTAAAGACAAAACTCATCCAAAATTCTCACAGATTGAAAATGTAGTATTGCGCTTAAATTCACAGGAAGTTCAGGAAAATAATCTTGAACCTCTGGAAATCACAGCACGTGAAGCACTTGATAAAGGCATTGTAGCTAATGAAATGTTGATTTACCAGTTATATTTAGCCCGTAAATTCCTAACTGAAATTGGAATTCCTGAAGATGTTTTAAGATTCAGACAGCATTTGGCAGGAGAAATGGCTCACTATGCTCTTGACTGCTGGGACGTGGAAGTTAAAACCGACAAATACGGATGGGTTGAAATCATCGGAATAGCTGACAGAGGAGATTACGATTTATCATCACACTCCAAATTCAGTAACGATGAATTAAATGTATTCGTGGAATATGATGAACCTAAAAAAGTCCAAAAAACAATTGTAAAACCTAACTTATCCAAATTCGGACCTATATTTAAAGGAGATTCTCCAAAAGTCAAACAGGCTATTGAAGAAGCTGATGTTAATGAAGTAAAAGAAGCTATTGAAAAAGATGGTAAATTTACAGTTAATTTAGATAAAGAATATGAAGTAACAGAAGATCTGCTTATCTTTGAAGATGTCGAAGAGGAAATAACCGGTGAAAAAATCACTCCTCATGTTATTGAACCTTCATTCGGTATCGACCGTATTACCTATTCTGTTTTGCTCCATTCATTTACAGAAACTGAAGGCAAAGACTACTTCAAATTCAACAAATCCGTAGCTCCGGTTCAAGTTGGAATTTTCCCTCTTGTCAACAAGGAAGGACCTCGTGAAATTGCTCAGGAATTAACTGAAAACTTAAGAATGGCAGGATTTACTGTCGAATACGATGCAAGCGGAACTATAGGTAAAAGATATGCAAGAGCTGATGAAATTGGTATTCCTCTTGCAGTAACCGTTGATTTTGACTCTCTTGAAGATAATCATGTAACTGTCAGAGACAGAGACAGTGAAGCTCAGGAAAGAATAGCAATCAGCGAATTACAAGATTACCTTGAAAAATATTATAAATGA
- a CDS encoding winged helix-turn-helix domain-containing protein gives MVDTSECIKNFDTIFEDVKFTTNSFVRLKVLAVLFEKPRNMKEMTDATQFSYSAVSSTIHDLENKNWVYRDHNKYFLTNSTKIRIGNILELDNMFSLIDEFFNILHGHIVDMIPVDSILDFKMLQTADMMESSGVDAYRTYQYIQNCLEGAECVRCVMPIFYEPYFEVLSELISDEKDVEIYVPENLLNSFEIKSGIECLNPFDELDSFLLIITDKEMVLGFFMDNGYFDQTRILTSKNEDSLIWAKNLYKNLKINEF, from the coding sequence ATGGTAGATACTAGTGAATGTATAAAAAATTTTGATACAATATTTGAAGACGTAAAATTCACAACAAACTCGTTTGTGAGATTAAAAGTACTGGCAGTTCTTTTTGAAAAGCCAAGAAACATGAAAGAAATGACTGATGCAACACAGTTCAGCTACAGTGCAGTTTCAAGCACAATCCATGATCTGGAAAATAAAAATTGGGTTTACAGAGACCACAACAAATATTTCCTAACCAATTCAACAAAAATACGCATTGGAAACATTCTAGAATTGGATAACATGTTCTCATTGATAGATGAGTTCTTTAACATTTTACACGGACATATTGTTGATATGATTCCTGTCGATTCAATATTGGACTTTAAGATGCTTCAGACTGCTGATATGATGGAGTCCAGTGGTGTTGATGCATATAGGACATATCAGTATATCCAGAATTGTCTGGAAGGTGCTGAATGCGTGAGATGTGTAATGCCAATTTTCTATGAACCGTATTTTGAAGTGCTCAGTGAACTGATATCTGATGAAAAAGATGTTGAGATATATGTTCCTGAAAACCTTCTAAACAGTTTTGAGATTAAATCCGGTATCGAATGTCTGAATCCATTTGATGAACTTGATTCTTTTTTATTGATTATCACTGATAAAGAGATGGTTCTGGGATTTTTCATGGACAATGGTTATTTTGACCAGACAAGGATTTTAACATCAAAAAATGAGGATTCTTTAATATGGGCTAAGAATCTTTATAAAAATTTAAAAATAAATGAGTTTTAA
- a CDS encoding Ig-like domain-containing protein: protein MNNNHIIIILLIIIIVILAACLGLLFSQNFGKEDCKINIKCNESLSNGDKINIRLVDFNKTQIANKKISVKLKSDNTTKDYNLTTNENGLCVLTVTDLEDGNYVVNVTFDGDNHYKAANSHKKFTYSDEVSTSSISESSGESSSSTNPIDANRPTNNANYKGYNPYHESEVTSDGWNPSEHEVSRKTLSDGNQEIRYDDGYYRLVDENGYVITYGYRY, encoded by the coding sequence ATGAATAACAATCACATAATTATTATTTTACTGATTATAATAATTGTAATCCTTGCAGCATGCCTAGGTTTATTATTTTCCCAAAATTTTGGCAAAGAAGACTGTAAGATTAACATTAAATGCAACGAATCATTATCCAACGGAGACAAAATCAATATCCGACTGGTTGATTTCAATAAAACTCAAATAGCCAACAAAAAAATTAGTGTAAAACTAAAAAGCGACAATACAACCAAAGATTATAATTTAACCACCAATGAAAATGGATTATGTGTATTGACTGTAACTGATCTTGAAGATGGAAATTACGTAGTTAACGTTACATTCGATGGAGACAATCATTACAAAGCTGCAAATTCACACAAAAAGTTCACATACTCAGATGAAGTTAGTACATCAAGCATCAGCGAATCCAGCGGAGAATCAAGTAGTTCAACAAATCCAATCGATGCCAATCGCCCAACAAATAATGCGAATTACAAAGGCTACAATCCCTATCATGAAAGTGAAGTAACCAGTGACGGATGGAATCCGAGTGAACATGAAGTTTCCAGGAAAACACTATCTGACGGCAATCAGGAAATAAGATACGACGACGGATATTACCGTCTCGTCGATGAAAACGGATATGTAATCACATACGGATACAGATACTAA
- a CDS encoding ZPR1 zinc finger domain-containing protein has product MNEEELTEMIIKCPACGVEGKAKSIMKELEIPHFGQVLETSIQCPECGFKHSDIIALEQNEPAKYVLEINKNTLTVRVVRSQSATVSIPEVGIKVEPGPKSEGYVTNVEGMLNRFEDAVKKALMLFDDDESQKNGKNALRQIEELKEGNRTATLIILDPFGQSKIVSDKAEILEIPEEELKDLKTGFSHIEDN; this is encoded by the coding sequence ATGAATGAAGAAGAATTAACTGAAATGATTATCAAATGTCCGGCATGCGGTGTCGAAGGAAAAGCCAAATCAATTATGAAAGAACTTGAAATTCCCCATTTCGGACAAGTTTTGGAAACCAGCATTCAATGCCCTGAATGCGGCTTCAAACACAGTGACATTATTGCCCTGGAACAGAATGAACCTGCAAAATACGTTCTGGAAATCAATAAAAATACATTAACTGTTAGAGTTGTCAGATCACAGTCCGCTACAGTCTCAATTCCTGAAGTAGGTATTAAAGTAGAGCCAGGACCAAAATCTGAAGGATACGTTACCAATGTTGAAGGAATGCTGAACCGTTTTGAAGATGCAGTCAAAAAAGCATTGATGCTGTTTGATGATGATGAATCTCAAAAGAATGGTAAAAATGCATTAAGACAAATCGAAGAACTAAAAGAAGGTAATCGTACAGCAACATTAATCATTCTAGATCCTTTCGGACAAAGTAAAATAGTTAGTGATAAAGCTGAGATTTTAGAAATTCCTGAAGAGGAATTAAAAGATTTAAAAACAGGTTTTAGTCATATTGAAGATAATTAA
- a CDS encoding DUF1611 domain-containing protein, which translates to MYSINSVKEIQDLNPFIVVGCGGGGEKFSNLEGVEAVGFIDDDERKQGKEFCGHIVCNSLENCLKESPDAKSLVIMLPIGAEGAALKYAVQAIDAGLNVITSFRSLSIEENLSLKKFADSKNVVIKEIGPRLDVVEKIAGVAPEKSCEVLPKISYTPKAPVIFVGGTSQECGKRTTTKKLGIASAERGLTPAIISTDEMGLEEPTDFNFRAGSLSAMDVPAAVLSAIKYVEETKHPDIIFIEGQSSLTEDGNPHPRGLSAAILIGAAPDAVIVGHRPNHPYREPRGIAEEIKAIEAVEPTKVVGLSINFKNSESDIESFESQFGLPAEDVYNNGASKLLDAIIEYLEE; encoded by the coding sequence TTGTATTCAATAAATTCAGTTAAAGAAATTCAAGATTTAAATCCATTCATTGTCGTTGGATGTGGTGGAGGAGGTGAAAAATTCTCCAATCTTGAAGGTGTTGAAGCAGTAGGTTTCATTGATGATGATGAAAGAAAACAGGGTAAGGAGTTCTGCGGCCATATTGTTTGTAATAGTCTTGAAAATTGTTTAAAAGAATCTCCTGATGCAAAATCTCTTGTTATAATGTTACCTATTGGTGCTGAAGGTGCTGCATTGAAATATGCTGTTCAGGCAATTGATGCCGGTTTGAATGTTATCACTTCATTTAGATCTTTATCTATTGAAGAAAACCTGTCTTTAAAGAAGTTTGCTGATTCAAAAAATGTAGTAATAAAAGAAATTGGTCCTAGATTAGATGTAGTCGAGAAAATCGCTGGAGTAGCCCCTGAAAAATCATGTGAAGTTTTACCAAAAATATCCTATACTCCTAAAGCTCCGGTAATATTTGTTGGAGGAACCTCTCAGGAATGTGGAAAAAGAACCACAACTAAAAAACTAGGTATTGCAAGTGCTGAGAGAGGATTAACCCCGGCAATCATCTCTACTGATGAAATGGGATTGGAAGAACCAACTGATTTTAACTTTAGAGCAGGAAGCTTATCTGCAATGGATGTTCCTGCAGCAGTGTTATCTGCAATTAAATATGTTGAAGAAACTAAACATCCTGATATTATTTTTATTGAAGGTCAGTCCAGTTTAACTGAAGACGGAAACCCTCATCCAAGAGGTTTGTCTGCTGCGATATTGATTGGCGCAGCACCTGATGCGGTTATTGTTGGACACAGGCCAAATCATCCTTACAGGGAACCTCGCGGTATTGCAGAGGAAATTAAAGCTATTGAAGCTGTTGAACCTACAAAAGTTGTTGGACTGTCAATTAACTTTAAAAACTCTGAATCTGATATTGAGTCATTTGAATCTCAATTTGGTTTACCTGCTGAAGATGTTTACAATAATGGTGCTTCAAAATTATTAGATGCTATTATAGAATATTTAGAGGAGTAA